The DNA region CACTCGATATCGACATGATCGAATCGACGCAGGAAACGTTGTCGTTCAACGTTACCCGCTGCCGTTACGCCGAGATGTACGAGGCGCTCGGCCTCCGTGAATTGGGCGGAATTCTGTCCTGCAGTCGCGATTACGCGCTGATCGAAGGGTTCAATCCGTCCGTCCAATTGACACGTACGCAAACGATCATGGAAGGTGCTACGCATTGTGACTTCCGGTTCGCCGACAAATCGTCCATAGCTGGGGCCTCATCGAAAGGAAACGAAACATGACTGATCGGATTGGACGGCGCACGTTTGTGAAGAGTGGGGCTGTTCTCGCGGCGGGGCTCGCCTCTTCGCGCGCCTATGGCGCAAACGAACGAGTGCGGCTCGGTTTCGTCGGCGTGGGTAATCGGGGCGGGCAATTGATCGGCGCCGCCTGCAACCATGCCGACGCACAGGCGGCCGCCGTGTGCGACGTGTACACGCCGTACCGCGACAAATGGGCGGCGCAGTTGAAGTGTCAGTCCTTTGCGGACTGGCGCGAGGTCATCGACAACAAGGACATCGATGCCGTCGTGATCGGCACACCCGATCATTGGCATGCCATCATGACGATCGCGGCATGCCGTGCGGGCAAGGACGTATACGTCGAGAAGCCGCTGTCCTTTACGATCGGCGAAGGCCGTCGCATGGTCGATGTCGCGCGGGAGACGAAGCGCGTTGTGCAGGTCGGCACGCAACGTCGTTCGTCCGCGATGCTCGCACAGTTGGGCGAACTGGTGCGCGGCGGCAAGGTCGGCAAGGTGACGGTGTCGCGCGCGTACCGCATCAGCAATATGGCGCCCGCAGGCATCGGCGCCGCGCCCGATTCCAGACCGCCGGCGGACCTTGATTGGAACATGTGGCTTGGTCCGCGGCCCGAGCGCGCCTTTAACGAAAACATCGCGCCGTACAAATTCCGCTGGTGGAAGGAATACTCGTCGCAGACAACGAACTGGGGCATCCACTACTTCGACATGCTGCGCTGGATCATCGGCGAGACCGCGCCTGCGTCCGTCAGCGCGCACGGCGGCGTGTTTGCGGTGAACGACGCGCGCACGATTCCCGACACGATGGAGTCGGTTTACGAGTTTCCAACCGGCCACCTCATGCTTTTCGGCCAGTACGAAGCCA from Candidatus Hydrogenedentota bacterium includes:
- a CDS encoding L-2-amino-thiazoline-4-carboxylic acid hydrolase, which encodes MLARREIEARIVGPIIEAMSHEFGRERVIAVVRETILKLARETGAGLAQHSGGCSLAHFANTLTLWRADDALDIDMIESTQETLSFNVTRCRYAEMYEALGLRELGGILSCSRDYALIEGFNPSVQLTRTQTIMEGATHCDFRFADKSSIAGASSKGNET
- a CDS encoding Gfo/Idh/MocA family oxidoreductase — protein: MTDRIGRRTFVKSGAVLAAGLASSRAYGANERVRLGFVGVGNRGGQLIGAACNHADAQAAAVCDVYTPYRDKWAAQLKCQSFADWREVIDNKDIDAVVIGTPDHWHAIMTIAACRAGKDVYVEKPLSFTIGEGRRMVDVARETKRVVQVGTQRRSSAMLAQLGELVRGGKVGKVTVSRAYRISNMAPAGIGAAPDSRPPADLDWNMWLGPRPERAFNENIAPYKFRWWKEYSSQTTNWGIHYFDMLRWIIGETAPASVSAHGGVFAVNDARTIPDTMESVYEFPTGHLMLFGQYEASGTSMFPYGECELRGTEGTVYAGSRGYQIRQESGGQFQDSAPRGEKLEVKVDEGDVTVQHMRNFLDCVKSRSKPNADIEDGHRSTTIAHLGNIALWTRSRIEWDPVAERITNNEAANAYLTYEYRKPWTLD